The Dehalococcoidia bacterium genome has a segment encoding these proteins:
- a CDS encoding AsnC family transcriptional regulator, whose protein sequence is MSEKTAKRPLDELDLMLIRELEVDARRSAKELAAKLGTSHTTVQRRLRYLLDEGVISFVT, encoded by the coding sequence ATGAGTGAGAAAACCGCAAAAAGGCCCCTGGATGAACTGGATCTGATGCTCATCAGAGAACTGGAAGTCGATGCCAGAAGGAGCGCCAAGGAACTCGCGGCCAAGCTGGGCACAAGCCATACTACAGTGCAGCGGCGGTTACGATATCTCTTGGACGAAGGTGTCATTTCATTCGTCACCA